In one window of Bifidobacterium sp. WK041_4_12 DNA:
- a CDS encoding Type 1 glutamine amidotransferase-like domain-containing protein — protein MRSLFLTSRFAPLAAEFSEFTGGDCKGKTACLIPTASSHQTFKHFENVERKALTALGISVSDLEVTQASPKEVQERIAMSDYVVVTGGNTFYLLQELRKSGADQAIINHINAGKTYIGASAGSVVLSPNIDYISHMDSTDAAPELHGDYAGLGVLDFYLLPHVGNFPYKAAAKAIQRDYSHRYDLHAISNREAIVIHNDSESVVRV, from the coding sequence ATGCGCTCGCTATTTCTCACCTCTAGGTTTGCACCTCTGGCTGCTGAGTTCTCTGAATTCACAGGCGGCGACTGCAAGGGGAAAACAGCATGCCTTATTCCTACTGCGAGTTCGCACCAGACCTTCAAACATTTTGAGAATGTGGAACGAAAGGCGCTGACTGCCTTGGGCATCAGCGTGTCGGATCTGGAAGTCACTCAGGCTTCTCCCAAGGAAGTTCAAGAACGCATCGCCATGAGCGATTATGTTGTGGTCACCGGTGGCAACACCTTCTATCTTCTGCAGGAGCTGCGCAAGAGTGGCGCGGACCAGGCAATAATCAACCATATCAATGCGGGGAAAACATATATCGGAGCTTCTGCAGGTTCAGTGGTTCTTTCTCCCAACATCGATTACATTTCGCATATGGATTCCACAGATGCCGCTCCCGAACTTCATGGTGATTATGCCGGACTTGGCGTGCTTGACTTCTACCTCTTGCCGCATGTTGGTAACTTTCCATACAAGGCAGCTGCCAAGGCAATTCAGCGTGACTACTCGCACCGTTATGATCTGCATGCCATATCGAATCGTGAAGCGATTGTGATTCATAACGATTCCGAAAGCGTCGTGCGAGTCTAA
- a CDS encoding sugar-binding transcriptional regulator, translating to MSERSRKEVERRELMASIARAYYLEGHSRIEIGQQLGISRHRVGRMLDEAREEGMVSITINDEGFSDPLLSERLAKILGLRSCHVIRTHGNQDAVRDQIGNAAATLLSSLLHDGEVLGLTWGRTLTALASHLRELPRLTVVQLTGTLSADFTESPIEIVRKTSQYARGAVYPIFAPMIVGDEHTARILKANPAVSKAFQLFPAITTAVLSVGCWDPPDTQIQSLIDDDIAKDMARKGCIADIAGILVNEYGEMVDPSFQRRCVSINYEELNSIPQVIAVAGGALKAPAIQAVSRAGIITDLVTDDALATAILER from the coding sequence ATGAGTGAACGTAGTCGGAAAGAGGTCGAGCGTCGTGAGCTTATGGCCTCCATCGCCCGCGCATATTATCTGGAAGGCCATTCTCGAATTGAAATAGGGCAGCAGCTCGGCATTTCCCGACATCGCGTCGGCCGCATGCTCGACGAAGCCCGCGAAGAAGGCATGGTCAGCATCACCATCAATGACGAGGGGTTTTCCGACCCCCTGCTCTCTGAGCGTCTGGCAAAAATCTTGGGGCTCCGAAGCTGTCATGTCATACGCACACACGGCAATCAGGATGCGGTACGCGACCAAATCGGCAATGCGGCGGCAACGCTGCTCAGCTCACTGCTGCACGATGGTGAAGTGCTGGGACTCACTTGGGGCAGGACACTCACCGCACTGGCTTCGCATCTGCGCGAACTCCCACGTTTGACGGTGGTCCAACTCACAGGAACGCTGAGCGCCGATTTCACCGAATCACCAATCGAAATCGTACGCAAGACTTCGCAATACGCGCGAGGTGCCGTATACCCGATTTTCGCGCCAATGATTGTGGGAGATGAACATACCGCTCGAATATTGAAGGCCAATCCTGCGGTCAGCAAGGCATTCCAACTCTTCCCCGCCATCACCACCGCAGTGCTCTCCGTCGGATGCTGGGATCCGCCCGACACGCAGATCCAATCCCTCATTGACGATGACATAGCAAAAGACATGGCCCGAAAAGGCTGCATCGCAGACATCGCCGGCATCCTTGTCAATGAATATGGCGAAATGGTTGACCCTTCGTTCCAGAGACGCTGCGTATCGATCAACTATGAGGAGCTGAACTCCATTCCACAGGTCATCGCCGTGGCAGGTGGAGCACTGAAAGCCCCTGCGATTCAAGCCGTTTCACGGGCGGGCATCATCACCGATCTCGTGACTGACGATGCCTTGGCCACCGCCATCTTGGAACGCTGA
- a CDS encoding MarR family winged helix-turn-helix transcriptional regulator — translation MDTSTSPDSNFLHCALLLAGVSELLPGIVNAELQHDTGISQFAFFTLSELSKQPCHGMRLKELAACTNTTMARLSRVITQLESEHLVRKIKLDGPGRAVEIHISDEGKARLEHATVSFVSVMHSKVLADLNAEELQNLEKITTRLIATMHP, via the coding sequence ATGGATACCAGTACGTCACCCGATTCAAATTTTCTTCATTGCGCATTGCTTCTGGCAGGAGTGAGCGAATTGCTGCCAGGCATAGTCAATGCCGAACTTCAGCATGATACAGGTATCAGCCAGTTTGCATTCTTCACATTGTCGGAACTCTCCAAACAACCGTGTCACGGCATGCGACTGAAGGAACTTGCAGCCTGCACCAACACCACAATGGCACGCCTGTCACGAGTCATCACTCAGCTCGAAAGCGAGCACCTTGTCCGCAAGATCAAACTCGACGGTCCGGGACGCGCCGTGGAGATCCACATTAGTGACGAGGGGAAGGCGCGGTTGGAACATGCCACGGTAAGCTTCGTGTCCGTCATGCATAGCAAGGTGCTGGCAGATTTGAATGCTGAAGAGCTTCAAAATCTTGAGAAGATCACCACTCGTCTCATAGCAACAATGCATCCATAG
- a CDS encoding excinuclease ABC subunit UvrA, which translates to MTASSAAQQQSEPKAIEIRGARVHNLKNIDLSIPLHQLVGIAGVSGSGKSSLALGVLYAEGSRRYLDALSTYTRRRMTQTAKSLVDSVAYIPPALALRQRPSVGGVRSTFGTSTELLNVLRLMFSRLASHRCPNGHYHAPSMKVAAEIAFNCEVCGKPIHAPGAEELAFNTLGACPTCQGTGIVRDVDDSKIVPDPTLTIDEGAVVPWRTFGFNVQPAIVHEFGVRIDVPWNQLTTREKDIVFNGPEEKKHITFTSVKGVHELDFTFRNARLTVLDELKRANDERRLAKVSKFVVERECPMCKGTRLSTLARAPRIEGHNLAEVTAWPLTTIRQWVPTIPDTLPASMRTMAQDLVDAFMLMSRRLEQLGLGYLTLDRSSASLSTGERQRAQLSRAVRNETTGVLYVLDEPSTGLHPSNIEGLMGVMRDLLADGNSVVLVDHDTGVLKRVDHLIEMGRGAGRLGGEVIAQGTPSEIAVNPRSRIGGFLDDSEAVLCRVRSTVDLQYDPCIHMTTSPIHTVHALDVRVPKGRMTAVTGVSGSGKTTMVLESLVPGLEALSQNDKLPAHVTSLENAGITRIRVVDSTPIGINVRSTVATYSSIMDALRRVFAATDDARKRELKLSDFSYNTGSLRCPECDGTGQISLDEQFLPDATITCPVCEGSRYKPEINDIHVRLASAEASHSYTLPELLDMGVDDALTLFAEYERANHGLAHNGLASHEPKDRTAPDALIPQASLRRIHKALATLSDLGLGYVKLGEDTPSLSGGEAQRLKLANELGKRHSSTMFVLDEPTTGLHPLDVRTLLKVLQRLIDKGATVVFIEHDLDMIANADYVIDMGPGGGQAGGRIVASGTPDDLASNPNSITGTYLHEHLKLA; encoded by the coding sequence ATGACAGCATCGAGCGCAGCTCAGCAGCAGAGCGAACCCAAGGCAATAGAAATCCGCGGAGCTCGCGTCCACAATTTGAAGAACATCGATCTTTCCATTCCCTTGCACCAGCTTGTCGGGATTGCTGGAGTCTCTGGCTCTGGTAAATCTTCGCTTGCTCTGGGAGTCCTCTATGCAGAAGGGTCACGACGCTATCTGGATGCGCTGTCCACGTATACGCGCAGACGCATGACCCAGACTGCAAAGTCGTTGGTGGATTCGGTGGCGTACATTCCGCCAGCCCTGGCATTGCGTCAGCGGCCAAGTGTCGGGGGAGTGCGTTCGACCTTCGGAACTTCGACGGAACTGCTGAACGTCCTGCGCCTGATGTTCTCGCGCCTGGCATCTCATCGTTGCCCCAACGGGCATTACCATGCACCCTCAATGAAGGTGGCTGCCGAGATCGCATTCAACTGTGAAGTGTGCGGCAAGCCGATACACGCACCGGGCGCCGAAGAACTGGCGTTCAATACTCTCGGGGCATGCCCGACATGTCAGGGAACGGGAATCGTTCGCGACGTTGACGACTCGAAGATCGTTCCCGATCCCACGCTGACCATTGACGAAGGAGCCGTGGTTCCTTGGCGCACATTCGGATTCAACGTGCAACCTGCCATAGTGCATGAATTCGGCGTTCGCATTGACGTGCCGTGGAATCAGCTCACGACTCGTGAAAAAGACATCGTCTTCAACGGTCCTGAGGAGAAGAAGCATATTACCTTCACGTCGGTCAAAGGCGTGCACGAGCTGGATTTCACCTTCCGCAATGCACGTCTGACAGTGTTGGATGAACTCAAGCGAGCCAACGATGAAAGGCGTCTGGCCAAGGTTTCCAAGTTTGTGGTTGAGCGCGAATGCCCAATGTGCAAGGGCACAAGGCTCAGCACATTAGCGCGAGCTCCAAGGATTGAAGGGCACAATCTGGCAGAAGTGACAGCCTGGCCGCTCACGACAATACGGCAGTGGGTTCCGACGATTCCTGATACCTTACCGGCTTCCATGCGAACGATGGCACAGGATCTCGTTGATGCGTTCATGCTGATGAGTCGAAGGCTGGAACAGTTGGGCCTAGGCTATCTGACGCTTGACCGCTCGTCCGCTTCGCTTTCCACAGGCGAACGCCAGCGCGCGCAGCTGTCGCGTGCGGTTCGCAACGAGACGACCGGTGTGCTGTATGTGCTTGATGAGCCATCAACCGGTCTGCATCCCAGCAATATTGAGGGTTTGATGGGCGTCATGCGTGACTTGCTGGCCGATGGCAATTCAGTCGTGCTGGTAGATCATGACACCGGTGTGTTGAAGCGCGTCGACCATCTCATCGAGATGGGGCGGGGTGCAGGCCGGTTGGGTGGCGAGGTAATAGCTCAGGGGACGCCCAGCGAAATCGCTGTGAACCCAAGGTCTCGAATCGGCGGTTTTCTGGACGATTCCGAAGCTGTGCTATGTCGAGTTCGAAGCACAGTCGACTTGCAGTATGATCCATGCATCCATATGACAACCTCGCCTATTCACACGGTGCATGCCTTGGACGTGCGAGTGCCGAAAGGCAGAATGACTGCAGTTACCGGCGTATCAGGCTCAGGCAAAACCACGATGGTGCTCGAATCGCTGGTGCCTGGCTTGGAAGCACTATCGCAGAATGACAAGTTGCCAGCACATGTAACATCTCTTGAAAACGCTGGGATAACACGTATTCGGGTTGTTGACTCAACGCCGATAGGCATCAATGTGCGTTCAACGGTTGCAACATACTCAAGCATCATGGATGCATTGCGACGTGTGTTTGCGGCAACCGACGATGCCCGCAAGCGAGAGCTCAAGCTCTCAGATTTCTCATATAACACCGGTTCACTGCGTTGCCCGGAATGCGATGGAACGGGTCAGATCAGTCTGGACGAGCAGTTCCTGCCTGATGCAACGATCACCTGCCCGGTGTGCGAAGGCTCTCGCTACAAGCCGGAAATCAACGATATCCATGTGCGGCTTGCATCGGCTGAAGCTTCGCACAGCTATACGCTTCCCGAACTGCTCGATATGGGTGTTGACGACGCGTTGACGCTCTTTGCCGAGTACGAGCGAGCCAACCATGGGCTTGCTCACAATGGACTTGCAAGCCATGAGCCCAAAGATCGGACTGCACCCGATGCTTTGATTCCGCAGGCAAGTCTACGACGTATTCACAAAGCGCTTGCCACACTGAGCGATCTGGGACTTGGATACGTCAAACTCGGGGAGGACACCCCTTCGCTTTCTGGCGGAGAGGCTCAACGGCTGAAGCTCGCCAATGAATTAGGCAAACGGCATTCGAGCACAATGTTCGTGCTTGACGAGCCGACAACCGGGCTGCATCCTCTCGATGTGAGGACGCTGCTCAAGGTGCTGCAACGCCTTATCGACAAGGGTGCGACCGTTGTGTTCATCGAACACGACCTCGACATGATCGCCAATGCCGATTACGTCATCGATATGGGTCCTGGTGGCGGTCAGGCAGGTGGACGCATAGTGGCATCGGGTACGCCGGATGACCTTGCTTCCAACCCAAACAGCATTACCGGCACGTATCTGCACGAGCATCTCAAACTCGCTTAA
- a CDS encoding HAD family hydrolase, producing MKPKAVFWDMDGTLIDSEPYWHQAEIEIAHEHGGEWDEELGWQHSGFPVPLCAQAMIDHGTQLAAPVIVTMLIERVAQLEEERMPWIPGTVELLIELAKHGIPSILVTASPRRMAEAAVRQAPDNVFAGFVCGDDNIPKKPDPGPYLQACKVANVPLSDIQQCIALEDSRPGLQSALASGATTVAITGYSKSPNAYGHEFASIETYAQTSVKMLSELIERRCIQQD from the coding sequence ATGAAGCCCAAAGCCGTGTTCTGGGATATGGATGGCACCCTTATCGACTCTGAGCCTTATTGGCATCAGGCTGAAATTGAAATCGCGCACGAGCATGGTGGTGAATGGGACGAAGAGCTCGGCTGGCAGCATTCAGGTTTTCCGGTTCCCCTGTGCGCTCAGGCCATGATTGACCATGGCACACAACTCGCTGCCCCTGTCATCGTCACGATGCTGATCGAGCGAGTTGCGCAGCTTGAAGAAGAGCGCATGCCATGGATTCCCGGTACCGTCGAACTGCTTATCGAACTCGCCAAGCACGGCATTCCATCGATTCTGGTCACGGCATCACCTCGGCGCATGGCTGAGGCAGCCGTTCGTCAGGCTCCGGACAATGTCTTTGCCGGATTCGTCTGTGGTGACGATAACATACCCAAGAAGCCCGATCCAGGGCCGTACCTTCAGGCATGCAAGGTGGCAAACGTGCCTCTGTCCGACATTCAACAATGTATTGCCCTTGAAGATTCTCGGCCAGGATTGCAGTCAGCACTAGCTTCCGGCGCAACTACCGTTGCGATTACGGGGTATTCAAAGAGCCCGAATGCATACGGTCATGAGTTCGCTTCGATTGAAACGTATGCGCAGACCAGTGTGAAGATGCTGTCCGAGCTCATTGAGAGGCGCTGCATTCAGCAGGACTGA
- a CDS encoding SDR family NAD(P)-dependent oxidoreductase, whose amino-acid sequence MTNVIAIFGAGTGLGLSLAQRYGRAGYHVALVGHNPEHLKDLTEKLEEEGIETFGVTADLREVDSALSAVSAIREHFGRIDVLEYSPLPAQMGFVPALQLDAHTIETMSGIFLLSPVSIIHEVLPEMVERNSGAIFLTHGATVLHPSPNLSGIGTLQASVRHYLMSLKTELADTDIVLGSAVITALIKRSATAETIPESQLAQIPSIDPDDIATTYWNMQHGDGNFEVVLPAMS is encoded by the coding sequence ATGACAAACGTTATTGCAATTTTCGGAGCTGGAACCGGTCTTGGACTGTCGCTGGCACAGCGATACGGACGGGCAGGGTACCACGTTGCCTTGGTGGGTCATAACCCGGAACATCTCAAAGACTTGACCGAAAAGCTTGAAGAAGAGGGTATCGAGACTTTCGGCGTCACTGCCGACTTAAGGGAAGTGGACAGCGCTCTGTCCGCTGTGTCTGCGATACGTGAGCATTTCGGTCGCATCGACGTTCTGGAATACAGCCCGCTGCCTGCACAGATGGGTTTTGTGCCAGCATTGCAGTTGGATGCCCACACCATCGAAACGATGTCTGGGATTTTTCTGCTCAGCCCAGTGAGCATCATTCACGAGGTGCTGCCAGAAATGGTCGAGCGGAATTCCGGTGCAATATTCCTCACGCACGGTGCTACAGTGCTGCACCCGTCGCCCAATCTCTCGGGAATCGGTACGCTTCAGGCATCTGTCAGACACTACCTCATGTCACTCAAGACCGAACTGGCGGATACGGATATCGTGCTCGGATCGGCGGTGATCACAGCGTTGATCAAGCGTAGCGCGACTGCCGAAACCATTCCAGAGAGCCAGCTTGCACAGATTCCGTCAATCGATCCTGATGATATTGCGACGACATACTGGAATATGCAGCATGGCGATGGAAACTTCGAGGTTGTGCTTCCTGCCATGTCCTGA
- the adhE gene encoding bifunctional acetaldehyde-CoA/alcohol dehydrogenase, with protein MTSTTAVKKPTGEQAPSKKTDTSHHASETTHQPSDAEREVDALVTRGLVALKKFEDLNQEQVDHIVAKASIAALNKHLVLAKMAVEETGRGLVEDKATKNIFACEHVTNYLARQRTVGVIGEDDVNGIVEIAEPVGVVAGVTPVTNPTSTAIFKSLIALKTRCPIVFGFHPFAQRCSVEAARVVRDAAVAAGAPADCIQWIEHPSIEATGALMRHPGIATILATGGPGMVKAAYSSGKPALGVGPGNAPAYVDKDVDVERAANDLVLSKHFDYGMICATEQAIIAHADVYGRLVAELRRRRAYFVNADEKAKLERYMFGVTSYSGGRPKLNSVVPGKSPQFIAEAAGFTIPGDATILAAECREVGEMEPLTMEKLAPVQAVLKAKDREQAFVMCERMLEHGAGHTAAIHTNDEQLVREYGMRMHACRIIWNQPSSLGGIGDIYNAIAPSLTLGCGSYGGNSVSGNVQAVNLINVKRIARRNNNMQWFKIPAKTYFEANAIRYLRDMHGIRKAVIVCDRVMERLGIVDKVVDQLRARAERVTFRIIDYVEPEPSVETVERGARMMRDEFEPDTIIAVGGGSPMDAAKIMWLLYEHPEITFADVREKFFDIRKRAFKIPPLGDKAKLVCIPTSSGTGSEVTPFAVITDHRTGYKYPITDYALTPSVAIVDPVLARTQPRRLASDAGFDALTHAIEAYVSVYANDFTDGMALHAAKLIWDNLDPSVNEKDPEARKAAQERMHNAATMAGMAFGSAFLGMCHAMAHTIGALCHIAHGRTNSILLPYIVRYNGQVPQEPTSWPKYGKYIAPQRYQDIARNLGLKADTPEQGVESLASALEDYRDDRLGMDASFQAAGVDEDHFWNILDQIGMRAYEDQCAPANPRIPQIEDMKDIAIAAYYGISQQEAHNKRVEREGVTATEEASQRA; from the coding sequence ATGACAAGCACAACAGCAGTAAAGAAGCCCACAGGAGAACAAGCTCCATCGAAGAAGACTGACACCTCTCACCATGCTTCTGAAACCACGCATCAGCCCTCGGATGCCGAGCGCGAAGTGGACGCTCTGGTTACCAGGGGTCTGGTTGCTCTCAAAAAGTTTGAAGATCTCAATCAGGAACAGGTTGACCACATTGTGGCGAAGGCTTCGATTGCGGCGTTGAACAAGCATTTGGTGTTGGCGAAGATGGCTGTGGAGGAGACTGGGCGTGGTCTGGTCGAGGACAAGGCCACGAAGAACATTTTCGCGTGCGAGCATGTGACGAACTATCTGGCCAGGCAGCGCACGGTGGGCGTGATTGGCGAGGATGACGTCAACGGGATCGTGGAGATCGCGGAGCCGGTTGGTGTGGTGGCTGGGGTGACGCCGGTGACGAATCCGACGTCGACGGCGATCTTCAAGTCGCTGATCGCGTTGAAGACGCGCTGTCCGATAGTGTTCGGCTTCCATCCCTTCGCGCAGCGGTGTTCGGTGGAGGCGGCGCGCGTGGTGCGTGACGCGGCGGTCGCGGCCGGTGCGCCCGCGGATTGCATCCAGTGGATCGAGCATCCCTCGATCGAGGCGACGGGAGCGTTGATGAGGCATCCGGGCATCGCGACGATTCTCGCGACGGGTGGTCCGGGCATGGTCAAGGCCGCGTATTCGTCGGGCAAGCCGGCCTTGGGCGTGGGTCCGGGCAACGCTCCGGCGTATGTGGACAAGGACGTGGACGTCGAGCGTGCGGCGAACGATCTGGTCCTGTCGAAGCATTTCGACTATGGGATGATCTGCGCGACGGAGCAGGCGATCATCGCGCACGCGGACGTGTACGGCCGTCTGGTCGCGGAGCTGAGGCGTCGCAGGGCGTACTTCGTGAACGCGGACGAGAAGGCGAAGCTCGAACGGTACATGTTCGGCGTCACCTCGTATTCGGGCGGCAGGCCGAAGCTGAACAGCGTGGTGCCGGGCAAGTCTCCCCAGTTCATCGCCGAGGCCGCAGGGTTCACGATTCCCGGGGACGCGACGATCCTGGCGGCCGAGTGCCGGGAGGTCGGCGAGATGGAGCCCTTGACGATGGAGAAGCTCGCCCCGGTGCAGGCCGTGTTGAAGGCCAAGGACAGGGAGCAGGCGTTCGTCATGTGCGAGCGGATGCTCGAGCACGGGGCGGGCCACACGGCCGCGATCCATACCAACGACGAGCAGCTGGTGCGCGAGTACGGCATGCGCATGCACGCGTGCCGTATCATCTGGAACCAGCCGAGCTCGCTGGGCGGCATCGGCGACATCTACAACGCCATCGCCCCGTCATTGACTTTGGGCTGCGGCTCGTATGGCGGCAACTCGGTGTCGGGCAACGTGCAGGCCGTGAACCTGATCAACGTCAAGCGCATCGCGCGGAGGAACAACAACATGCAATGGTTCAAGATCCCGGCGAAGACCTACTTCGAGGCGAACGCGATACGCTATCTGCGCGACATGCACGGCATCAGGAAGGCCGTGATCGTGTGCGACAGGGTCATGGAGCGGCTGGGCATCGTGGACAAGGTCGTCGACCAGCTGCGCGCCCGAGCCGAGCGGGTGACGTTCCGCATCATCGACTACGTCGAGCCCGAGCCGAGCGTGGAGACCGTCGAGCGTGGCGCGAGGATGATGCGCGACGAGTTCGAGCCCGACACGATCATCGCGGTCGGCGGCGGCAGTCCCATGGACGCGGCGAAGATCATGTGGCTGCTCTACGAGCATCCCGAGATCACGTTCGCTGACGTGCGCGAGAAGTTCTTCGACATCCGCAAGCGCGCCTTCAAGATCCCCCCGCTGGGCGACAAGGCGAAGCTCGTGTGCATCCCGACCTCGTCGGGCACGGGTTCCGAGGTGACCCCGTTCGCGGTCATCACCGACCACAGGACCGGGTACAAGTATCCCATCACCGACTACGCGCTCACCCCTTCCGTGGCGATCGTGGACCCGGTGCTGGCACGCACCCAGCCACGCCGGCTCGCCTCGGACGCGGGCTTCGACGCGCTGACCCACGCGATCGAGGCGTACGTGTCGGTGTATGCGAACGACTTCACCGACGGCATGGCCCTGCACGCGGCGAAGCTGATCTGGGACAACCTCGACCCCTCGGTCAACGAGAAGGACCCCGAAGCCAGGAAGGCCGCGCAGGAGAGGATGCACAACGCCGCCACGATGGCCGGCATGGCGTTCGGCTCCGCGTTCCTGGGCATGTGCCACGCGATGGCCCACACCATCGGCGCGCTGTGCCACATAGCGCACGGACGCACCAACTCGATCCTGCTGCCCTACATCGTGCGATACAACGGGCAGGTCCCCCAGGAACCCACCAGCTGGCCCAAGTACGGCAAGTACATCGCCCCGCAGCGCTACCAGGACATCGCCAGGAACCTGGGACTGAAGGCCGACACCCCCGAACAGGGCGTGGAAAGCCTCGCGAGCGCCCTCGAGGACTACCGCGACGACAGGCTCGGCATGGACGCGTCCTTCCAGGCCGCGGGCGTGGACGAGGACCACTTCTGGAACATCCTCGACCAGATCGGCATGCGCGCCTACGAAGACCAGTGCGCGCCAGCCAACCCCCGCATCCCCCAGATCGAAGACATGAAGGACATCGCCATCGCCGCCTACTACGGCATCAGCCAACAAGAAGCACACAACAAACGCGTCGAACGCGAAGGAGTCACCGCAACAGAAGAAGCCTCGCAACGCGCCTGA